In Actinomycetota bacterium, the sequence CCGCGCCCGCTCTACCTGCTCGGCCCCGGCGGACGCCGGTTCGATCAGGACCTCGCGCACGAGCTCGCCTCGCTCGCCGGGTTCAGCTTGCTGTGCGGGCGCTACGAAGGCGTCGACCACCGGGTACGGGAGCACCTGGTCGACGGCGAGCTGTCGGTCGGCGACGTCGTGTTGGCCGGGGGAGAGGTGGCGGCGTGCCTGGTGATCGAAGCGGTCACCCGCCTGCTGCCGGGGGCGATGGGCAACGCGGCGAGCCCGGTCGCGGAGAGCTTCGGCGCCACGGGTCTCCTGGAGGAGCCCCACTTCACCCGCCCCGCCGATTTCAAGGGGTGGTCGGTGCCCGAAGTGCTGCGCAGCGGTGACCACGCTCGCATCGAGCGGTGGCGCCGCGCCCAGGCGTTGCATCGCACGCTGCGCTACCGGCCAGACCTGATCGAGCGGCGCGGAGGGCTGAGCGACGCCGAGCGGCGGCTGTTGGAAGAGGTACCTCCGCTCACCTATCCTTGAGCGTTCCACTCGCCGCCCAACAGGACCGAGCCCCCATGAAGACCACCGACATCGTCGACCTGCAGAACCTTCGCGAGGACATCCCCGACTTCCGCCCTGGTGACGAGCTGAAGGTCCACGTCCGGGTGGTCGAGAGCGGCAAGGAGCGGGTCCAGATCTTCCAGGGCAACGTCATCGCCATCCAGGGCTCGGGCGTAGCCGAGACCTACACCGTGCGCAAGCTCAGCTACGGCGTCGGGGTCGAGCGAACGTTTCCCAAGCACAGCCCGATCGTGGCCAAGGTCGAGGTCGTGAAGCGCGGCGACGTGCGCCGGGCCAAGCTGTACTACCTGCGCGATCGCGTCGGTAAGGCCGCCCGCGTCAAGGAAAAGCGCGAGAGCTGAGCCTCGCGCCCCGGCCTGAGCAGCGCCTCCGTGACACCTGACGATCTCGAGCAGTTCGAGGCCGAACGAGAGCTGCAACTCGCCCAGGAGTACCAAGACGTCGCCGGCATGTTCCGGTACGCGGTCGAGACCGAGCGCCGCTTCTATCTCGCCAACTCGGTCGAGCTGCACCTGCGTGGCGACGGTGCCCGGCCCCTCGTCGAGGTCGAGCTCACTGATGCCTGGGTGTGGGACATGTACCGCAAGGCGCGCTTCGTGCCGAAGGTGCGGGTGCTCACGTTCAAAGACGTCAACGTCGAGGAACTGGCGAACCCCGAGCTCGACCTCTGAGCGCGTCTTCGCCGTAGACGAAGCCGAACCTCGTAGAAGGAGCACGTTGTGGTCGAACGCAGCCGGTGGGTCGAGATCACCGACGCCAATCCAGAGCATTCGGCCTGGTACATCGAGCGGTTCCGCCAGATGGCGGCCAACGGTGACGACTTGGCCGGCGAGGCCCGCTTCGTCGACGCGCTGGTGGGTCGCGGGGCGCGCATCCTCGACGCCGGGTGCGGCCCCGGGCGGGTGGGGGGCTTCCTCGGCGCTGCGGGTCACGACGTGGTCGGCGTCGACGTCGACCCGAGGCTGATCGCCGCGGCCGAGCAGGACCATCCCGGCCCGCTCTGGTTGGTGGGCGACCTGGCCGAGCTCGACCTGCCCGAGCAGGGGATCACCGAGGGCTTCGACGCCATCGTCTGTGCGGGCAACGTGATGACGTTCCTCGCGCCGAGCACCAGGGGTGAGGTGTTGCGCCGGCTGGGGCTGCACCTGCGGGAGCAGGGCCGCATCGCCGTCGGCTTCGGTCTTGCCAGGGGCTACGACCTGGACGACTTCCTCGGCGACATCGCCGATGCCGACCTGTTGCCCGACGACCTGTTCTCCACGTGGGACATGCGCCCGTTCACCGGCGACTCCGACTTCGTGGTCGCTCTGCTGAGCTTCTCCCGCCTCTAGGAGCGAGACTGAGATGGTGGACCTGGCCGTCGCCGTCACGCCGCTCTACTTCGCCTCGATGGCGTGGGAGCGCCTGGCCCTGCAGCGCCGCGCCGCTCGGCTGGGGCCGAGCGCGGCCGACTACACCGGCCCCGACACCGCCACCAGCCTGGGCATGGGTGTGCTAAGCCTGACCACACCGATCACCGCCGCGCTCGTCGCCGCGACTGCACCGCGACGCGCGAAGCGCGGTGCGCTCGGATGGGCAGTCGTCGGGGTCGCCGCATCGGCGGCCACGGCGGCCACCATCGCCGACCGCGTCGTTCGCCGCGCGGATGTGGAGCCCGAGGCCGATCGCGGCCGCGTCGAGCGCGCGCGGAAGGTGGCCGAGGTGGGTGGGGTGGTCGCGCTGGCTGCCGGAGGCGTAGCGCTCTGCGGCGCGGCCGCCACCGCCACGAGTGCGAAGCGGATGTGGCGCAAGGGCGGTCACCGGCGCGACCTCGGCAACGGGGCGCTGGCTTGGTCCGTCGCGATGGTCGGGTGGGACCTCGGCTACTACTGGAACCACCGCCTGATGCACGAGGTGCGTGCGCTCTGGGCGATCCACGTGCCGCACCACTCGAGCGAGCACTACAACCTGTCCACCGCGCTGCGCCAACCAGTCGCCGGGGCGTTCGGCGTGTGGGTGCCGTACGGGGCGATGGCCCGCTTCGGTGTGCGGCCGAACATCATCGGCGTCTCGCACGGTCTCAACCTGATCTACCAGTACTGGATCCACACCGACATGATCCGTTCGCTCGGGCGGGCAGAGGCCGTGCTCAACACCCCGTCGCACCACCGCGTGCACCATGGCAGCAACCGCCGCTACATCGACCGCAACCATGCCGGCATCCTCATCGTGTGGGACAAGCTGTTCGGCACGTTCCAACGCGAGATGCCGATCGCCGACCCGGTGGTGTACGGGCTCACCAAGAACGTCGGCACCTACAACCTGTGGACCGTCAGCACCCACGAGTACCGCGACATCGCCCGTGACGTGGCCCGCAGCAAGACATGGCGCGATCGGGTGGGGTTCGTGGTGCGCAGCCCGGGTTGGGCGATCAGCCGGCGTGCCGAGCTCGACGAGCTCGACCGGCTCGACGCCCGCGACTCCCTCCAACCCGCCACGGTGTGATCGCGGGCCGGCGACGGTTCAATGTCGACGCTTCCCCCTGATGGCCCGACGGTCGTAGGGGTGAAGCGGATGTCCGACGGATCCGGGAACGCGAACCGCGCCCGTGGCGCGTGGGCGGAAGAGCAGGTGGCCCGCTGGTACCGGGCGAGCGGTTACGAGGTGCTCGATCGCAACTGGTGGTGTGAGCACGGCGAGCTCGACATCGTGGCCGGCAAGGGCACGTTGGTGGTGTTCTGCGAGGTGAAGGCACGAGCCACCGGCGCGTTCGAGAGCCCCTCGCTGGCCGTCGGCTTCGCGAAGCAGCGCCGGTTGCGGCGGGTGGCCGCGGTCTGGCTGGCGGTGAGCGGGCGACGTGGTGTCGAGGTGCGCTTCGACGTCGCGGCGATGACCGGGGTGCACCTCGAGGTGCTCGAGAACGCGTTCTGAGCAGGCGGCGGACGCCTCAGCCGAGGAACGCCCAGGCGACGAGCGCCACCACGACCACCAGCGCGGCGAGCACGAACAAGTAGTCGGCGACGTTCGTTCGGTGCTTCTGGTACGGATTGAAACCCACGGCGGTCAGTATCGTCGGCCGGCATGCAGACAATCGACGTGGCTCGTGCGGACGGCATCGTCACCATCACCCTCGACGCCCCGGCGAAGAAGAACGCGATCAGCGCTCTGATGTGGGACGAGCTGTACGCGACGTTGCGTGAGGTGCAGCCGAGCAGCACGGATCGCGTGGTCGTGATCACCGGCGCGGGTGGCGAGTTCTGCTCCGGGGCCGACCTGTGGGACAGGGGAGGCGAGGCGCGCCACACGCACCAGCTCAGCTCGATGCGCGCGATCACCGAGGTGGCCTTGGCGCTCGCCCGCCTGCCCCAGCCCACCATCGCGAAGGTGCGCGGCGTCGCCGTCGGCGCCGGCTGCAACCTGGCGCTCGGCTGCGACCTGGTGGTCGCCGGCGAGACGGCACGGTTCTCGGAGATCTTCACCCGCCGCGGGTTGTCGCTCGACTTCGGCGGGAGCTGGATCCTGCCAAGGCGCGTGGGGCTGCACCGCGCGAAGGAGCTCGCCTTCTTCGCCGACATCATCGACGCCGCCGAGGCCGACCGGATCGGGCTCGTCAACCGGGTGGTTCCCGACGCCGAGCTCGACGAGTTCGTCGACGCGTGGGCCCGCCGGCTGGCCGCCTTGCCGCCGATCGCCCTCGCCCAGAACAAACGGATGCTCAACAACTCGATGAGCCTCAGCCTGGAGCAGGCGCTCGAAGACGAAGGCGCGGCGCAGACGGTCAACTTCGGCACCAGGGACACCGTCGAGGCGATCTCCTCCTTCGTCGACAAGCGGGAGCCCACCTACGAGGGCCGCTAGCAGCTCGCGCGGGTGACCGCCGGGCCGCGCGGGCGCTCGCTAGCGTGGGCGCAGTCATGCGACTGCCAACACGCGGGAGCGCTGCCGTGGCCGTGTCGGCGGTCGGATTGGTAGCCGCCGCCGCGCTCGTGTTGACGATCTCGCCGACGAGTGCCGGTGCCCAGGACGACACCAGCGGCGCCGAGACGACGTCTCCGCCGCCGACGTCGAGCACGCTGCCGCCGGGCTGCTTTCCGCCGGAACCGGTGCAGGCCGTGTTCGTCGGGCGGGTCGATGTCACCGACGTCCGCACCGCCCGCTTCGCGGTCGTGCAGGTGCGCTCCGGGTCACTCGGGCAGTTCGCGGTGGAAGGCTTCGTCGACGTCGACTACGGCGAGGACGTGCGCTACCTCGTGATCGGTGATCAGTACCTGGTGGGCGCCGGTGTCGACGACGCGACCGGGCGACTGGCCTCGCGCATACGCGAGCCCGCGCCGATGTTCGGCGGCGACCAGGTGGTCGGCATCGACGACTCGGGAGAGGATTGCCCCGAGTTCGAGGACGCGATGCGCACCCTGCGTCTGGACGGTTCGACGATCGACTCCGGTGTGCTCAGCCCGATGCTCGACGACAGGCGCGGCCTGCTGGGGGCGCTGCTGCTTCCTGCCGCGTGGGTGCTCGGCCTGCTCGTCGTCCTGGCCGCGCTGCGCGGTGTGTTGCTGGGCGTCGGCAGGGGCACGGCGCGCCTATGGCGAGGTGAGCCGCTGGTGCAGACCCACCCGGCACCGCGCACCCCGCGCCCACGCTGACGGGGCGTTCGGCCCTGCCACGGGTGTCTCAGCCGGCGGCGGCCGCAACGGCGCGGGCGCGCAGGTCGGCCACCGCGTGGGCCAGCCCCAGCTCGTCGCGGTACAGCGCGGTGCCGGCGATCAGCACGTTCGCACCCGCCGCCGCAGCGCCGGCGATGGTTGCGGGGCCGATGCCGCCGTCGACCTCGATGTTGACCGTGTCGGCGAGGCCCCTCGCGTCGAGCAGCGCGCGCAGCTCTTGGATCTTCGGCTCCATCGCGGCGATGTAGGACTGGCCCCCGAAGCCGGGGTTCACGGTCATCACCAGCACCAGATCGACCAGGTCGAGCACGTGGGCGACGGCCGAGACGGGTGTCGCCGGGTTCAGCGCGACGCCGGCCGTGGCGCCCATCGAGGCGACGTTGCCGAGCGTGCGGTGCAGGTGGGGGCACGCCTCGGCGTGCACGATCAGCCGGCTGCACCCGGCCTCGACGTAGCGCTCGGCGAGCACGTCGGGGGTGAGCACCATCAGGTGCGCCTCGAACGGCACGGTGGTGTGGCGGCGGGCGGCGGCGATGACGTCGGGGCCGAACGTGAGGTTAGGCACGAACTGGCCGTCCATCACGTCCCACTGCACGAGGTCGACCCCTGCCGCCTCGAGCGCGACCATCTCCTCGCCCAGCCGGGCGAGGTCGGCGGTGAGAACTGAAGGCGCGATCTGGACCGGCAGCGACACGACCCGAACCTAGCTGCAGGACCCGGGAAGGGCCGCGACCCGGGAGCGCCTTAGCCTTGCCTGCTGTGGACCGGCGCAGGATCACCCTCCGGGTCGACAAGGTGGTCGCCGGCGGAGACGGGCTCGGGCGCGAGGACACCGGGCGGGTGGTGCTCGTCACCGGGGCGCTACCCGGTGAGCTGGTCGTGGCCGAGATCGACCGCGAGCGCCGTGACGTGGCCTTTGCCCGCACGGTCGAGGTGATCGAGCCAACTGCTGCGCGACGCACTCCGCCCTGCCCGGCGGTCGAGCGCGGCTGCGGCGGTTGTGGCTGGCAACACGTCGAGGTCGACGCCCAGCGCGAGTTGAAGCGACAGATCGTCGTCGAAGCGCTGGAGCGCACCGGCCGCATCGCCGATCCTGCCGTGACCGTCGCCCCGGCGCTCCCCGACGAGCGCTACCGCACGACGGTTCGTCTCGCGGTCGACGCTGAGGGCCGGGTGGGGTTCCGCGCCGCGCGGCGCCACGACGTCGTGGCGGTCACGGACTGCCTGGTCGCCCACCCGCTGCTTTCCGAGCTGCTCGGTCGTTTGCGTCTTCCGGATGGGGAGGAGATCGTGCTCCGCGTGGGCGCGGCCACCGCCGAGCGCGCCGCCTGGTGGACGCCCGCGCAGCTGGCGCGCCCCGCATCGCTGCCCGACGACGTGCAGACCGGTCGGCGGGGTCATGTCCACGAAGTGGTCGGCGGACGGAGGCTGCGTGTCGGCAACGGCGCCTTTTTCCAGCCGTCACGAGAGGCGGCCGAGGCGATCGTCGACGCCGTGCGCCGAAGCGCGGGCCCCGCCAGGGACTGGCCGGCGGGCGCCGTCGTGGACGCGTACGGCGGCGTCGGGCTGTTCGCCGCGACCGTGGTCCCCGCGGACCGGCCGGTGGTCGTGGTCGAGTCCGCTGCCCCAGCGTGCGCGGACGCGGCCGTCAACCTGGCAGGCCACCGGGCCGAGGTGGTGAATCGCCAGGTCGAGTCGTGGCAGCCGTGTCCGGCCGCGCTCGTGATCGCCGATCCAGCCCGCGCCGGGCTCGGCCGGCAGGCCGCGCAACGCCTGGCGGCCACCGGCACCCCACTGCTCGTGCTCGTCTCCTGCGACCCGGTGTCGCTCGCCCGCGACGCCGGGCTGTTGCGCGAGCACGGCTACCGCCTCGCCGGCGCCGAGGTGATCGACACGTTCCCGAACACGACGCACGTCGAGGTGGTCACCCGCTTCGAGCGTGTGGGCACCGGCTGAGCCATCTGCGATGCTGGCGCGATGTTGCAGCCCGTCGTCTCGACCGAGGTGGCCGTAGCGCTCGCCGATCGACGACCCGTGGTCGCGCTGGAATCGACGATCTTCTCGCACCTCGGCCTGCCCAGCCCGCACAACGCCGCGGCGCTCGACCGCTGCCAAGGCGCGATCCGCGCCGGTGGCGCCGTCCCGGCGGTGACGGCCGTGGTCGACGGCGTGGCGCGCGTCGGGTTGGAGCCCGGCGAGGAGGCGCGGATCCTCGGCCCCGCCCGCAAGGCGGCCGAACGTGACCTGGCCGTGGCCGTGGCCCAGCGGTGGGATCTCGGCGCGACCACCGTTTCGGCCTCCGTCGCTCTCGCCGCGGCCGCAGGGGTGTCGGTGTTCGCCACCGGCGGGATCGGCGGTGTGCACCGCGAGGCCGAGGTGACCGGTGACATCTCGGCTGACCTCGACGCGCTGGCCAACCATCCCGTGGTGACGGTGTGCGCCGGAGCCAAGGCTTTCTTGGACCTGCCGCGCACCCTCGAGTACCTGGAGACCGCGGGGGTGCCGGTGCTCGGCTGGCGCCACGACTGGTTCCCGGCCTTCTACACGCGTTCGTCCGGGCTGGCGGTACCCCACCGGGTGGAGACCGCCACCGAGGTCGCCGCGGTGCTGGCCGCCCGCGCCCGACCGCGCACGGGGGTGCTGCTGACCGTGCCGATCCCCGATGGCGACGAGCTGGACGCCGCCGAGCTGGAGGCGGTGCTCGCCGACGCCCTCGCCGCCTGCGCGAGGGAGGCGATCACCGGCGCCGCGGTGACGCCGTACGTGCTCGGTCGCATCGCCGCGGCGACCGCGGGGCGCAGCGTGCCGGCCAACCTCGCGCTGGCGGAGAACAACGCTCGCGTGGCGGCCGACGTGGCCGTCGCGTTGTGCGCCCGCTGAAGGTCGAAACGCTCAGCGGGCGAGCGCGGCGATCAGCTGCTCGACCTGTTGGTCGAACGGTGTCACGGGGGTGAGATGCAGCTCGGGCCGCTGCGGGGGCTCGTACGGGGAATCGATCCCGGTCATGCCCTCCAACTCGCCGCGCCGGGCCCGCGCGTAGAGCCCCTTCGGGTCGCGTCGCTCGCATTCGGCGAGCGGGGTGTCGACGAACACCTCGACGAAGCGATGTCCGGCCAGCTCGTGGATTCGGCGGGCCCGCGCGCGTCCGGCCCGGAACGGGCTGATCACGGGCACGAGCACGACCAGCCCCGCGTCGGCCATCAGCCGCGCCACCTCGCCTACGCGCCGCACGTTCTCGTCACGGTCCTCATCGGAGAAGCCGAGGTCGCCGTTCAAGCCGTGGCGCAGGTTGTCGCCGTCGAGCACGTACGCGGCGCGCCCGGAGCGCACGAGGGCGTCTTCCACCGCGAAGGCGAGCGTCGACTTGCCCGACCCCGACAGCCCGGTCAGCCACACGGTTGCTCCAGGCCCACCGGTCGCGCCGGCCCGCACCTCGGGAGCGAGCGCGCTCGCGTGCCAGGTGACGTCGGGGGACCGATCGGAGGTCATCGGCGCAGACGGGTCACGGTGCCGCGCCGATGAGCATTCCGCCGGCGACGGTCTCGTTCGTGGCCTCGTCGACGAGGATGAAGCTGCCCGTCGTGCGATTGCGCTGATACGCGTCGAACGTGAGGGGAGTGGTCGAGCGGAAGCGGATGCGACCGATGTCGTTCATCGCGAGGGTGTCGGACTCTTCGCGGTGCAAGGTGTTGACGTCGAGCCGGTAGAGGAGCTCGCCGACCCTGCACCGGGCCGAGCGCGTGGTGTGCTTCAGCGCGTACATGCCGCCGGGTTGCAGCGGCTTGGTGGAGAACCAGCACACCATCGCGTCGAGGTCCTGGCTCATCTCCGGGTGGTTGTTCGGCCGGCAGAGCAGGTCACCGCGGGAGATGTCGATCTCGGCCGAGAGGCGCAAGGTGACGGCCATGCCCTCGACGGCGGTGGCGACGGGGCCGTCGGCGGTGTCGATCCCGACGACGGACGCGGTCAGTCCGCTCGGCAGTGCCATCACCTCGTCGCCGACGCCGAACGACCCACCGGCGACGGTGCCCGCGTAGCCGCGGTAGTCGTGGTGGTCGTCGTCGAACGGGCGGATCACGTACTGCACGGGAAAGCGCGGGTCGATCAGGTTGGCGTCGCTGCCGACGTACAGGTTCTCGAGGTGCCACAGCAGCGTCGGGCCGTGGTACCACGGCATCGCGGGTGAGTGCGAGATGACGTTGTCGCCGTGCAGCGCGCTCACGGGGATGAACGTGACGTCGGTGAACGTCAGCTTCCGCGCGAAGTCCCCGAACATCGAGCGGATCTCGTCGAACACGCCCTCTTCGAAGTCGACGAGGTCCATCTTGTTCACACACACCACCAGGTGGGGCACCCGCAGCAGCGAGGCGATGACCGCGTGCCGCCGGGACTGCTCGGTCATCCCCTTGCGGGCATCGACGAGCACCAGCGCGCAGTTGGCCGTCGACGCGCCGGTGACCATGTTGCGCGTGTACTGCACGTGGCCGGGGGTGTCGGCGATGATGAACTTGCGGTGGGGCGTAGCGAAGTACCGGTACGCGACGTCGATGGTGATCCCCTGCTCGCGCTCGGCGCGTAGGCCGTCGGTGAGCAGCGCGAGGTTCACGTAGTCGAGGCCGCGGCTCTGCGAGGCATGCTCCACCTGCTCGAGCTGGTCCTCGAAGATCTGCTTCGCGTCGAGCAAGAGGCGTCCGATCAGGGTGGACTTGCCGTCGTCGACGCTTCCTGCCGTGGCGAATCGCAACAGCTCGGTCATCAGAAGTAGCCCTCCCGCTTGCGGTCCTCCATGCCTGCTTCGCTGATCCGGTCGTCGGCGCGAGTGGCGCCGCGTTCGGTGATGCGGGCCGCCGCGACCTCGGCGATCACTTCTTCCACCGTCGCCGCCATCGACTCGACCGCGGCGGTGCAGGTGGCGTCGCCGACCGTGCGGAACCGCACCACGCGGTCTTCCAGTTCCTCGCCCGGGATGAGCTGGATGAACTCGGTGTGCGCGTACAGCAGGCCGTCACGGCGGAACACCGGGCGGCGGTGGGCGTAGTAGATGGACGGCAACGGAACCGGCTCCCGCTGGATGTACTGCCACACGTCGAGCTCGGTCCAGTTGCTGATCGGGAAGACGCGGATGTGCTCGCCCTTGCGGTGGCGGCCGTTGTACAGGCTCCACAGCTCGGGCCGCTGGTTCTTCGGGTCCCACTGGCCGAACTCGTCGCGGAAGCTGTACACGCGCTCTTTCGCCCGTGCCTTCTCCTCGTCGCGCCGGCCACCGCCGAACACGGCGTCGAACTGGTTGTCGTTGATCGCGTCGAGCAGCGTCACCGACTGGAGCCTGTTGCGGCTGGCCCGCGGGCCCGACTCCTCGGTGACCCTGCCCCGATCGATCGAGTCCTGCACCGAAGCGACGACGAGGCGCACGCCGTACTGCTCCACCATCTCGTCGCGGTACTCGTACACCTCGGCGAAGTTGTGCCCGGTATCCACGTGCATGACGGGGAACGGGATGCGGGCGGGCAGGAACGCCTTGCGGGCGAGGTGGAGCATCACCGCGGAGTCCTTGCCGCCGCTGAACAGCAGCACCGGCCGCTCGAACTCGGCGGCGACCTCGCGGAAGATGAAGATGCTCTCGTCCTCGAGCTGGTCGAGGTGGCTGCGGGCGATGGCGGAAGGCGAGGTCATGGCTCCGGGGAGGTAGGTAGCATTGTTGACAAAACTAGTCGGGATTCTACCATGTGGATCGGCGGAGATCACGGTCGCCTGAGGCGGCGCTCCACGCGGTCGAGGAAAGCAGTGCGCCGTTCGAACGACGCGGTGTCGAGGCCGTAGAGCGCGATCCACCTGGTGCGTGTAAGTGGATGGCAGAGCACGCGCAAGGCGCGGGTGACGACGCGCTTGCCGCCCTCGCCCTCGAGCGCGTTGATCCGCTTCGGTGATCCGTGCGTGGTGACCGCCACGATGCGGTCGATGTTGCGCAGCAGAGGGCGGATGCGCGAGCTGCCCGGCGGTAAGTGCCAGGCGACGCCGCTCACCCACACCCTGTCGATCCAGCCCTTCAGCATCGCCGGCTGGCCGGACCACCAGGTGGGGTAGACGAGCACGAGCGCCTCGCACCACTGCAGGTCGGCGGCATACGCGGCTACGGCGGACTTCGCCTCGGGAGGGTCGCGGTGCGCGGCGCGCTCGGCGGCCGTCATCGCCGGCTCGAAGCCGTCGGCGTACAGGTCGGTGAGGCGCACCTCGTGGCCGCCGGCGGCGAGACCGCAGAGCACCCGGTCACGCACCGCCGCCGTGAACGAACCCGGATCCGGGTGGCAGTAGACGACGAGCACCCTCACGTCAGACGACCCGTGCGCTCTTTGACGCGCTCGACGAACGCGGCGCGCTCGTCGGCGGTGCTGGTGTCGATCCCGTAGAGGCCGAGCCAGTGGCAGCGGGTGCGCCACCCGGTGGACATGCGTAGCGCCCTCGACAGGGCTCGCCGGCCGTTGTCGTTGATCGTGGCCACGTAGGCCCGGGAGGAGCCGTAGGTGCTGATCCCGACGATGTGGCGCACGTGGGTCAGCCCGGGCTTCACGCGGTGCGTGCGGGGGTGGAACACGAACCCGACGCCGGGCACCATCGTGCGTTCCAACCAGCCCTTCAGGATCGCCGGCATGCCGCTCCACCACGTCGGGTAGACGAAGACCAGGATCTGCGACTGCTGCACCAGCTCGATGTGCCGGGCCACCGCTTCGTCGAGCACGGGCCGCTCGCCGTGGTACGCGGCCCGTTCGTCGGCCGACATCGCGCCCCGGTAGCCATCGGCGTACAGGTCGATCGTCGTCACGTCGTGGCCGCCGCGTTCGAGTCCCTCGCGCGCCGCGGCGGCAAGGGCGTGGCTGAAGCTCTGCGCGTTGGGGTTGGCGCAGACGACGAGTGCGCGCAGGGATGCTGCCGACAACAGTCCGCCCCCTGGGATTCGAACCCAGAACCAATGGATTAAGAGTCCACTGCTCTGCCGTTGAGCTAGAGGCGGATAAGCCGAAAGGGCAGTCTAGGCATGGCCGCGATGGGCCCCAACTGCGTTCGTTGGACCGCTCGACGAAGCGGTCCGGGCTGCTTGGGGTGAGCGAGGGGAATCGAACCCCCGGCCTTCAGAGCCACAATCTGACGCTCTAACCAACTGAGCTACGCCCACCATGAGGGGTGCACAGTGTGCCACAGGGCCTGCGCGACCCCAACTCAGAACGTGCCCGACTCCGAACGTGCCCGACTCAGAACGTGTAGGCGGAGATCACATCGCGCATCGAGATGACCCCGACCAGCCCGGTGTCGTCGCGCACCAGCACGTGGCGGATGTAGTCCTCCATCATCTCCTCCGCGACGTCGCCCACCGTGTCGTCGGCCGACACCCAGACGAGCTGGTGGCTGCCGAGCTCGTTCGCCGTGACGGCGTCGATGTCGACTCCGCTCGCGACGGCGCGCACGATGTCACGCTCGGAGATCACCGCTTCCACCTGTGCCGGCGAGCCGACGACGATGCATCCGACGCTGGCGTCGGCCAGCAGGCGGGCGGCCTCGCGGACCGTCGCCGAGGCGGCGATGCAGACGACCTCGCTCCCCATGAAGGCGCTCACCGGCGCGCCTGGGCCGCTGTAGGGCGGGGGTGAGGACTC encodes:
- the trmD gene encoding tRNA (guanosine(37)-N1)-methyltransferase TrmD, encoding MRIDVFTIFPDLVDGFCAQSLLGRARETGLVELCCHDLREHTTDVHRSVDDAPFGGGAGMVLRPDPVFASVEAAAPPRPLYLLGPGGRRFDQDLAHELASLAGFSLLCGRYEGVDHRVREHLVDGELSVGDVVLAGGEVAACLVIEAVTRLLPGAMGNAASPVAESFGATGLLEEPHFTRPADFKGWSVPEVLRSGDHARIERWRRAQALHRTLRYRPDLIERRGGLSDAERRLLEEVPPLTYP
- the rplS gene encoding 50S ribosomal protein L19, with the protein product MKTTDIVDLQNLREDIPDFRPGDELKVHVRVVESGKERVQIFQGNVIAIQGSGVAETYTVRKLSYGVGVERTFPKHSPIVAKVEVVKRGDVRRAKLYYLRDRVGKAARVKEKRES
- a CDS encoding DUF2469 family protein produces the protein MTPDDLEQFEAERELQLAQEYQDVAGMFRYAVETERRFYLANSVELHLRGDGARPLVEVELTDAWVWDMYRKARFVPKVRVLTFKDVNVEELANPELDL
- a CDS encoding class I SAM-dependent methyltransferase, which encodes MVERSRWVEITDANPEHSAWYIERFRQMAANGDDLAGEARFVDALVGRGARILDAGCGPGRVGGFLGAAGHDVVGVDVDPRLIAAAEQDHPGPLWLVGDLAELDLPEQGITEGFDAIVCAGNVMTFLAPSTRGEVLRRLGLHLREQGRIAVGFGLARGYDLDDFLGDIADADLLPDDLFSTWDMRPFTGDSDFVVALLSFSRL
- a CDS encoding sterol desaturase family protein; translation: MVDLAVAVTPLYFASMAWERLALQRRAARLGPSAADYTGPDTATSLGMGVLSLTTPITAALVAATAPRRAKRGALGWAVVGVAASAATAATIADRVVRRADVEPEADRGRVERARKVAEVGGVVALAAGGVALCGAAATATSAKRMWRKGGHRRDLGNGALAWSVAMVGWDLGYYWNHRLMHEVRALWAIHVPHHSSEHYNLSTALRQPVAGAFGVWVPYGAMARFGVRPNIIGVSHGLNLIYQYWIHTDMIRSLGRAEAVLNTPSHHRVHHGSNRRYIDRNHAGILIVWDKLFGTFQREMPIADPVVYGLTKNVGTYNLWTVSTHEYRDIARDVARSKTWRDRVGFVVRSPGWAISRRAELDELDRLDARDSLQPATV
- a CDS encoding YraN family protein, coding for MSDGSGNANRARGAWAEEQVARWYRASGYEVLDRNWWCEHGELDIVAGKGTLVVFCEVKARATGAFESPSLAVGFAKQRRLRRVAAVWLAVSGRRGVEVRFDVAAMTGVHLEVLENAF
- a CDS encoding enoyl-CoA hydratase — protein: MQTIDVARADGIVTITLDAPAKKNAISALMWDELYATLREVQPSSTDRVVVITGAGGEFCSGADLWDRGGEARHTHQLSSMRAITEVALALARLPQPTIAKVRGVAVGAGCNLALGCDLVVAGETARFSEIFTRRGLSLDFGGSWILPRRVGLHRAKELAFFADIIDAAEADRIGLVNRVVPDAELDEFVDAWARRLAALPPIALAQNKRMLNNSMSLSLEQALEDEGAAQTVNFGTRDTVEAISSFVDKREPTYEGR
- the rpe gene encoding ribulose-phosphate 3-epimerase, with the translated sequence MSLPVQIAPSVLTADLARLGEEMVALEAAGVDLVQWDVMDGQFVPNLTFGPDVIAAARRHTTVPFEAHLMVLTPDVLAERYVEAGCSRLIVHAEACPHLHRTLGNVASMGATAGVALNPATPVSAVAHVLDLVDLVLVMTVNPGFGGQSYIAAMEPKIQELRALLDARGLADTVNIEVDGGIGPATIAGAAAAGANVLIAGTALYRDELGLAHAVADLRARAVAAAAG
- a CDS encoding class I SAM-dependent RNA methyltransferase, translated to MDRRRITLRVDKVVAGGDGLGREDTGRVVLVTGALPGELVVAEIDRERRDVAFARTVEVIEPTAARRTPPCPAVERGCGGCGWQHVEVDAQRELKRQIVVEALERTGRIADPAVTVAPALPDERYRTTVRLAVDAEGRVGFRAARRHDVVAVTDCLVAHPLLSELLGRLRLPDGEEIVLRVGAATAERAAWWTPAQLARPASLPDDVQTGRRGHVHEVVGGRRLRVGNGAFFQPSREAAEAIVDAVRRSAGPARDWPAGAVVDAYGGVGLFAATVVPADRPVVVVESAAPACADAAVNLAGHRAEVVNRQVESWQPCPAALVIADPARAGLGRQAAQRLAATGTPLLVLVSCDPVSLARDAGLLREHGYRLAGAEVIDTFPNTTHVEVVTRFERVGTG
- a CDS encoding pseudouridine-5'-phosphate glycosidase; protein product: MLQPVVSTEVAVALADRRPVVALESTIFSHLGLPSPHNAAALDRCQGAIRAGGAVPAVTAVVDGVARVGLEPGEEARILGPARKAAERDLAVAVAQRWDLGATTVSASVALAAAAGVSVFATGGIGGVHREAEVTGDISADLDALANHPVVTVCAGAKAFLDLPRTLEYLETAGVPVLGWRHDWFPAFYTRSSGLAVPHRVETATEVAAVLAARARPRTGVLLTVPIPDGDELDAAELEAVLADALAACAREAITGAAVTPYVLGRIAAATAGRSVPANLALAENNARVAADVAVALCAR
- the cysC gene encoding adenylyl-sulfate kinase, producing the protein MTSDRSPDVTWHASALAPEVRAGATGGPGATVWLTGLSGSGKSTLAFAVEDALVRSGRAAYVLDGDNLRHGLNGDLGFSDEDRDENVRRVGEVARLMADAGLVVLVPVISPFRAGRARARRIHELAGHRFVEVFVDTPLAECERRDPKGLYARARRGELEGMTGIDSPYEPPQRPELHLTPVTPFDQQVEQLIAALAR